One genomic region from Bactrocera tryoni isolate S06 chromosome 3, CSIRO_BtryS06_freeze2, whole genome shotgun sequence encodes:
- the LOC120770621 gene encoding uncharacterized protein LOC120770621 encodes MITKQQQQHKRHTATTVSTQQLGLIFKFDGYADVTDDNADGNVFAAAGDWADYLLPYRWRDWYWELLCDSFCKFSNVKCHSYDKSKIVFKSCFLKAVRGEDSYMKVHAHLKEVGREANVSIRLLKRANGWKPFLYKVHFDGCKFMKNPRANPVAEFFYKIMKEYSNLNHTCPYDHDLILDKFRLSSDLVKLPFPIGEYAVDTTWFVNGQLWARVNGSCRGAVDM; translated from the exons ATGAttactaaacaacaacaacaacataaacggCATACCGCAACAACAGTCTCAACA CAGCAATTGGGGTTGATTTTTAAGTTTGATGGTTATGCTGATGTTACTGACGACAACGCTGATGGTAATGTTTTCGCTGCTGCTGGTGACTGGGCTGACTATCTGTTGCCTTACCGGTGGCGTGATTGGTATTGGGAATTG CTTTGCGACTCgttttgcaaattttccaaTGTAAAGTGTCACTCTTACGACAAGTCAAAGATAGTCTTCAAATCATGCTTCTTGAAAGCGGTGCGTGGTGAGGACAGTTACATGAAAGTGCATGCGCATCTGAAAGAGGTTGGCCGGGAAGCAAAT gtcTCTATTCGCCTGCTAAAGCGTGCCAATGGTTGGAAACCTTTCCTGTACAAAGTCCACTTTGACGgttgtaaatttatgaaaaatccGCGAGCGAATCCTGTGGCCGAATTCTTCTACAAGATAATGAAAGAGTACAGTAATCTTAATCACACCTGTCCGTATGAT CACGATTTGATATTGGACAAATTTCGTCTCAGCAGCGATTTGGTGAAATTGCCTTTCCCTATTGGTGAGTATGCCGTGGATACAACCTGGTTTGTTAACGGTCAATTGTGGGCTCGCGTAAATGGTTCCTGCAGAGGCGCAGTCGATATGTAA